The genomic interval TGACACTATCATCACCACCTTCTATATAGTTTGTAAAGTTTTCACTAATATAGCGATAGAAAAGTGTTCCGAGTACAAATTGTTTAAAATCCCAACCATCTACAGCACCACGAACCTCGTTGGCTATCTTCCATATTTGATTTAGTAATGCTTGTTTTTGAATTGTGCTTGTCATTTTAATTTTATATTGCTATTTTGTTATACATGCTGTTCCTTTTTTTTATCTCAATATTTATAACAACCATCTACACAGTCCGATCGTTTAATATTCTTCTATTATTTGCAAATCTACCGTAATAATTGAATATCCGAAGAAAAACCAAAGAAAAAGTTAAACTACAAGTTGGGATTAAGTTAGTGTATTTAATTCTTCAATATTTTGCAATCTTTATTGTGTGCTTTATTAAAGATCAAACAATTTGAATTTTCGAGAATAAAGGACGGAAAGCTTTTTATATTTCAGGATTAAAGCTCTGATTATTTTCTTATAATATAAAGAATACTACAATTTTGCTAAAGTTCTTCTAATGACTTAATTCTTGAAATCTAGGATTTTTGAACAACTCTATTAGAAATATGTATGATAGCAAATTTTGATATTCATTTTATTTTTTTTTTTACTCTAAAAATAAAAGTTATATTTTAGATACAGTAAAAATCAAAAGTTAGGAATGATAAACCCAATTAACTTTATCTCCAATTTTATTATCATAACCAATATTACTAGCAACACTCAAAAAGAGAATATGAAAGGACCAGAATTTTTGAAATATATAAATCCAGTTTTAACTATACTTCAATCCAACGGAGGTGCTGGAAATTCATCAGACGTAATAGAACAAGTAATAGATAAATTAGGAATTACAGAATCAGAATTAGAAGAAACAACTTCAAATGGTCAATCTCGAATTAGAAATCAAATTCAATGGGCAAGATTTTATTTATTTAAGGCTGGATTGATTGATAATACTCAAAGAGGGATTTGGCGGTTAACTAAAGAAGGTTTAGATAAAAAACTGAGCAACCATGATGATGTTTATGAATTATTTAAGAAAGTTCAAAATAGCGTAAAAAAGACTACTTCTTCTAAACCACAAAAAGTTGAACCGAAATTTGAAAACATAACAACGGAAGATGAAGAACATTCTATCGACTTAATTAATATTATACAAAACCTCACACCTAGCGGCTTTGAAAAACTTTGCAAACGTTTATTAACTGAAATCGGAATTAATGAAATAGTTATAACAGGAGGCTCTGGTGATCAAGGAATTGATGGAAAAGGAATAGTAAAACTTAATGACGTTGTGGGATTAAATATTGTTTTTCAATGTAAACGTTATAAAGAAACTGTTTCTCCACATCATGTTCGTGATTTCCGTGGCGCAATGCAGGGGCGTGGAGAGAAAGGACTTATAATAACTACAGGACGTTTTACAAAAGAGGCAAAAGGTGAAGCAAATCGTGATGGAGTTACACCTATTGAACTAATAGATGGAGACAAACTTGTTGAACTTTTCGAAAAATATCAACTTGGCTTAAAGCCAGTTACAGTTTTTGAAATTGACCAACAATTTTTCAAAAGCTTTAATTAGTTAAGTATTCTTCTAATATCATGTATCGGGTTGCTTTTTTTTGCGCTTGCTAAGCGATTTTCGATAAATGTGGTATACTTAACATTATAGAAATTATGGAAACCTTAAATCAAAACTGGCAGACTTATCTAAAATTGAACTTTAAGCTGTTATTTTCTTAATTCTTACTTGTTCTTTTTTTGTTTCGGTCGGTGGCAATATTTCAAAAAATACTTTTTTTCCAACCAAAACATTTGGTGTTAGATGGAAGTTTGATGAAACTGAAAAGTAATATTTTTGGCCATTGTTGTCGGCGTCATTATATTATCGTGATCCATTATTTAAGAATACTCCTAAAAGTTTTATTAATTTTACTTCTAAAATATCTTAATTATACACGATATTTATAAAAACAAAAATTATAATGGTCGAAAAACTTTACAGAGCCGTTGCTTCAAGATATGGAATAGAAACAATACTCGATACGCCCAATGTAAGCTTTTATGCAATAGCTTCCGGAGAGTCGATTCTGGAACAACAACAAATCTTAAATCAGGCTCTTCATGAAATTGTCGTTAAAAATACAAACAGCGAGGTATTTGCTTTTTACGTGGACAATTCAACTTTTAAAATTCCTACTGAAAATTTGTTTTTCACCTTAGGAATAAGAAAGGATATGCTGCCGAAGACTTTGGAAGATATCCCTTTATTTACTGAAATGATCGTTCTTCATGAATTGTCACATCTAATTGAACAGCAGAATTTAGGCGGACAGCTGGAAATCGAATTAAATGACTGTGATAAGGCTATCGGCTTAAAAATAGAAAAGCGGGCAGCTTCAATGCAGGAGGATTTAACTCATAATAATCAGTTCGGGGCAATCCTTTCTAATCTGATACGCAGACAAAACCAAAATAATCCCCAAAACGCGCTAAGAGCAGCCATGTCTAAGACACTACAGGACATTGAAGATGCAATTCTCAATGGAGAAATTGATGAGAGCTTCTATCAGTGCTGAACCGTCTAAACCTAGGGCATAAAAAGCCAATAAAGAGCAGGCATGTCTTGCAACAGATCTTTACAACTCAAAAACATTGTCGTTCTAATGGATGGAATTAAGGCAGAAATAAAAAAAGTTGATGATATTATCATTCAAAATCTCAATATCCCTGAATACCAAAGGCCGTACCGATGGGGAAACAAACAGGTAACCCAACTTTTAGAAGATGTATACGCAAGCTGGAAACAGCAGAAAAAAACTTATAGGATTGGCAGTATCATCCTGTTTGAAAATGATGCCCTTCTAGATATTGTAGACGGACAGCAAAGAATCACAACCATTATTCTAACTCTCTTGCAGTTGTCAGATAATTCCCCGGTTCCGCTTAGCTCAACCTTAAAATATAATAATGTTGATTCCAAAAATGCGATAATTGCCAACTCTGACTATATCGCTTATTGGATTGATGAGCATGTTGCTGATCAGAAGCCGGAATTTTTCAACTATATCATCCAGTCCTGTGAATTTGTGGAAGTCAAAGTATCTAGCCATAGTGAGGCATTTCAAATGTTCGACTCCCAAAACAGCAGGGGTAAAGAACTGGAAGCTTACAATCTTCTAAAAGCCTACCATATCAGGGCAATGGAAGAAGAAAAGCAAGAAGTGAAAATTAAGTGTGACCAAAGGTGGGAAAATGCAACCCGCCATGCTTTAAAGCAAAACAATACAATGGATATCTTAAAGCAATTGTTTAATGAACAACTGTATCGTCCCCGTTTATGGTCCAGAAAAGAAGAAGCGTTTCAGTTAAACAAAAACAATTTACATGAATTTAAAGGAACAGCATTCAGTTCTGATCAAAGTGTAAAGCACCCTTTTCAGAATAAAGATTTCTTGCTGGATTATGCTTTAGGCCATTTAGAGAAAAATAATTTAAAACTTCAAGCTGTAAAAGAGAGATTTGAATCCCTTAGGCTTGAAAATGTGAATCAGTTTGTTTCGATCAATGAAAATATAGTTAACGGTAAGGCTTTTTTTGGATACATAGAGACCTACACGGAAATATACAAACAATTATTCATTTATTTGGATGACACCACATCAGCTGCCGAGTTTAAGGAATTTTATAAAACTTTCGTCGATCATACCCATAATCGTAAAGGGGATTTATATTTAAAAGAATTGTACAAATCATTAATTTTCTTTCTTTTTGATAAATATGGAGAAGATGGTTTGCTTCGATATTATAAATTATTGTATGTCATTGTATACCGTGTCAGATTAGAGAAAAAACAAGTCAAGTACAATGATGTAATGAAATATGCCCTTATGCAGCAGCTGTTTTTCACTATAGATAAAAGCAAAAACTATTCCGATTTAAAAGACTTGCAGATAATGATGCTAAGACCAATTGATTGCCGAAAGGAAATAAGTTATGTCCTAAAAGCCATGTTTTCGTTTAATATCACTATCAGCACTAAAGACAAAAATATAAATCTATCAAGATACAAGAAATAGCAAATGGAGCATAAAAACCTAAACAAAAACATTTCTCGGATTTTAAATGACAAATACGTCGTTCCCCTTTATCAAAGAAACTTTGCCTGGGGTGAAAATGAAATATACCAGCTATTGCAGGATATCTATGAAAATTTTAAAAAAGCCCCCAAGGGAAATTATTTTATAGGGAGCCTAATTGTTTTAAAAAGGGTAGATGGTGATTATGAAATTATTGATGGCCAGCAGCGATTAACCACAATCTCTTTAATTGCAAAATTCTTGGATGGCGGTCTTGCATCTCCGAAACTTAAATATGATTCGAGACCTGAAGCAGAAGATTTTTTAAAAAGCTATTACCAGGATCCCGAAAGAATATATTCATCGAGTCACGATAAAGTCTCTCATTTTATAGATGCGGTAAGCCATATCAAAAATGTCAATGTAACCCCTAAAGCCTTACAGCAGACACCTTTAATGAGTTTAGACAAAAATAACCGGGAGGAATTCAAGGAGTATTTTTTTAATAACGTTATTATAATCAGGGTCGAAATACCATCTGATACAGATGTTGCCCATTATTTTGAGATAATGAATAACCGCGGAGAACAATTGCAAGAGCATGAAATCTTGAAGGCAAGAATTCTTGAAAAGGAAAAAGATTCTCCATATTTTAAAATATATTCAAAAATTTGGGACGCCTGCTCTCAAATGAATCAGCATGTGCAGAAGTATTTTTCGCCAGCTGAACGATCTGCCTTATTTGGATCTGACTATAATTCTTTTAGTTATGATTTCTCGAAGATTAGTGGCGGAAAAGAGGACACCAGGCTAGCTCTGAGCATTGATCAGATTTTATCTGATCCAATTATTTATCATGAAACTGAAGATAATTCAATAGAAAACGAAAATGATAATGAGTTAGAAAATTTTAATTCAATCATAGATTTTCCAAACTTTCTAATGCATGTCTTTAAACTAAATTACAGCGCAATTCATAGAGACATCCCTCTTAATGGTGACGACCTCCTGTACATGTATAATGTTTTGGAGAAACATATAAATGCAAAAGATTTCCTCAGGGACCTGCTTTTTTACAGAACTGTATTTGATCGATTTGTCATTAAAACAGTTCAGGGTGAAAAGTCTGATGAGGATTATAAGTGGTCTTTGCAAAAACCTGAGTTGTACTATTCAAAAAGTAAAAAGCAAAACCGTTTAATTTTTAAAAAGACATTTGATGATCAAAAAAGGATAATAAAAGCCCTTTCAATGTTGCAGGTTACTTTTAGGACTAAAAAATATAAAAATTGGCTCCAAGAACTGCTTAGCTGGTTTTCGGGATATAACAGTTTTAATATCAGCAATTCCGATTTTTTATCAAAATTAGATAATCTAATACTCACCATTTACGACCAAAATGAAAAATTAGCTTTGATTATTGATGATAAAAATTACGCTCAAGGCACAAATACGCCTCACTTTTTATTGAACTTTATTGACTATTTGATGTGGGTTGAAAATCAATCAGGGTATAATTTTGAATTTAAATATCGAAATTCAGTAGAGCATCACTTGGCCCAATCTTCAGTAAATAAATCAAATGAATTGTTTTTAGATAATTTAGGCAATTTATGTCTGGTTGGTAAAAGTCTAAATTCAAGAATGAATAGCGAAAGTGCCGTCGGTAAAGCGACTGAAACCGGCAAGTATTATAGAGCTGATTTGCCTCCAAAACAAAAATGTATGTATGATATCACCAACAAAAAAGGAAATTGGGGCGTAACAGAAATATTAGAGCATTATGAGAATATAATCCATAAATTAAAAAACAAAGAAAAAATTTTAAACTCTTGATCAATATATATCAACAGTCTGAGTATAATTTTCTTCAGCATCTAAACATTTTATTATCGTTAGTGCTTTTGAGATTTTTTCACAAGTTTCCCGGCTATTTCTCGATTTTTTTTCCTACATTTACAGAGGTTATTAAACCCAAGAATTTTAAGAGTGCCCTATTCGTGCCCTTGTTTTTTTGACATAACATGACACCCAGTGTTTGCTGGTGCTTACGATACAGGTGGCGGATCCTCTTTCTCCGCCAGTAGAAGTTTCAAAAAGAAACTTTAAAAGTTAAAACCCTTTAAATACAAGTATTTAAAGGGTTTTTCATTTTTTGGCAATCGTCAAATATCACATGTTATTGCAAAGCGTGGTACACTTTTAAGTACACTTTTATTTTGGTGGGTTTTGACCATAAAAAAGTGTACTAATTCAAAGAGAATTCTCTCTGGATTCCCTGAAAACAAAGGTGTCTTTCGAAATTTTTAAATCAATTTGATTATTAATTTAAAAACTAGAAAACATGTTAAAAGTAATTTTTTACCTGAAATCGGAAAAGGCAGATAAGAATGGAGAGTTTTCAATATTTGCACGTATTACCTACAAACAAAAAAGAATTTCCTTAAGCACAGGAAAGACAATCTCGAAAGAAAGATGGGATTACACAAACAAACTAAGAATTGTATTAAGAATTGAAAAGGAAAAGGTCCTGAAAAATTATCTGGATATTTACCGCCTAAATGTTGAGAAAAAATTCAATAAGCTTTTTAATGTCGATCCAGATGTTCCTCTAGAAGTACTTAAAGCAGAACTTTCAGGAAAATCCAAAGTACAGGCAAACAGAACCACACTTCTTCAAATTATGCAGCGACATAATAAATTTTTCGCAAAGAAAGTAGAGGCAGGTGAAAGAGCAGCCGCATCACTGCAAAAATACAGACGAAGCTCTGAACTTATCGCTAACTTCATGGTAAAACAATATAATTTAATCGACATTCCCGCCGATGAAATATCAAGTTCCTTTATCTACAATCTTGAAGAATTTCTCAAATACGAAAGCAATTTTAAAGGCCACATTGGGATAAAAAACAACTCGGTAGTAAAGTATATAAAAATGTATAAAACTGCTTTTAATTATGCTATAAGGATGGAATTAATCCAGAGAAATCCATTTAATGTATATGACGGAAAGCTCAGTGTTAAAGATGCTGTTTTTCTCACACAGTCTGAGCTTGATATCATAGAGAAAAAAGTGTTCTTTATTGAAAGACTCGACAGGGTAAAAGATATCTTTTTATTCAGTTGTTATACGGGTTATGCTCCAACTGACGCTTTAAAACTTTCCCAAAAAAACATATCAAAAGACAATAATGACAACCAATGGATTATATCCAACAGAACAAAGACATCCATAAAGGAAAATGTTCCAGTTCTGCCGCCAGTCGAAAAAATCATTGAGAAATACAAAGGGAAACAGCTAGGTTTACTGCCTAGCATTTCAAATCAGAAAATGAATGCTTATTTAAAGGAAATTGCTGATGTCTGCGGAATTAACAAGTACCTCACATGGTATGTTTCAAGACATACTTTCGCGACTACAGTAACACTTGGCAACGGAGTCAGACTTGAAAATGTTTCAGCTATGATGGGGCACACTAACATTAAACAAACACAGCACTATGCGAAAGTTCTTGATGTAAACATAATGGATGACATGAATATGGTTAAATCTAAATATGAAGAAAAAGTTTCGTAAAAAAAACAGAGGATTTCAAAATTTGAAATCCTCTGTTTTTTTTAATTTATTTTCCAGGTTTCTTTACTGGCGGTTTTAAGGAAGGCGTGTTTCCTGGTGTATCTTTGTTATCACGCTGTCTCTTGTCAGGCTCTCCTGTTGATTTGGCTATTCTTTTTGGTCCGGTTTTAAGTCCCATGATATTAATTTTTAATTAGTTACCCTCAAATATACATTTTTTCACATGAATATTTACTTACACTTTTTATGTTCAACTTTTATTTTCCTCAAGAATTTTTTCAATTTGACTTGAGTCATACAAGAATATTTCACCAAGTTTTGAATAAGGAAGGATTCCTGTCTGTCTGTATTTTATTATCGTATTTGGTGAGAGCCCAAATATTTTTTTTAAATCTTCATTCCTGTAATAAGTAGGCCTGCCGTCATTCCCTCTTGAATTTATTTTAGAATCAATGGTCTCAAGTTTTAAAACGACAGGATCAATCATCTTTTTAACTTTCATAAGAAATGAGAGCTTCTTTTTTTTGACATCCTTTTTCATTAATTAAAATTTTAAATTATTAAACAAAAAATTTTGTTCAGACTACCAATTTTCAATTCTTGATTTTCTTTCTTGTAATCTAAAAATCAGTAAATTCAAAAACTCAATCTGCTTTTCCCTATAAGTATACCCTTTGCTTTCAGCAAATTCTTTGCTGATATTTTTGATTTCACATTGCTTGTCATTCTTTCCTGAATAAGTAAAATTGTTTTCTAAAAACTTTTGAAATCCAATCCTGTTATTCTTTTTATCCAATATTTCAAAAAATAAAAAACCTTCATCCATAAGGATATAGAAAAGATTTGCAAATTCTATTTTAGTAAATGAACTTTTGCATTTACCCGAATTAGAAATTGAAGCGGATATTTTACTAAATGTATCATTATTTGTATTTTCCTTCAAAATTCTTTCTAATAAAAATAATCTCGATTCATGCTTTAAAAGTTTATCTATGCAATCTAAAATTTTTGTTTTTTTCATGATTTAGAAATTTAAAGCTTAGCCCAAATGAAAGTAGATACTGCTTCTTTTATTTTTATTCTTCGTTGGAACATACACCAGATATCCGTAATTATCCAGATCACGCATACAGCTATGATAAGTTTTAGGAGATACCACTTTTGCAATTTTTTGAATTTCGATGCTGTATGCTAATATTGGATTTATGTAGTCTTTAGTAGCACGAAACTGAAGTAATGCCGCAAAAATTGCAATATGGGTTGTCCCAATTCTAAAATCGTTTTCGATTGATTGAAAAAATCCTGCTAAGAGTCTAAGATTATCCATAACTTTCAATAACATTCATATCCTCAGAATTTTGGAGACATTTTTTTTGATGCCGGCTCAATCTGCATTTGCGGCTTAATAACCTGCTGAATTTTACATCCTCTTTCCAATTCGCGAAGACTTATTTTCTGCATTCTGTCATTGTAA from Flavobacterium sp. YJ01 carries:
- a CDS encoding restriction endonuclease; this translates as MKGPEFLKYINPVLTILQSNGGAGNSSDVIEQVIDKLGITESELEETTSNGQSRIRNQIQWARFYLFKAGLIDNTQRGIWRLTKEGLDKKLSNHDDVYELFKKVQNSVKKTTSSKPQKVEPKFENITTEDEEHSIDLINIIQNLTPSGFEKLCKRLLTEIGINEIVITGGSGDQGIDGKGIVKLNDVVGLNIVFQCKRYKETVSPHHVRDFRGAMQGRGEKGLIITTGRFTKEAKGEANRDGVTPIELIDGDKLVELFEKYQLGLKPVTVFEIDQQFFKSFN
- a CDS encoding DUF262 domain-containing protein; translated protein: MDGIKAEIKKVDDIIIQNLNIPEYQRPYRWGNKQVTQLLEDVYASWKQQKKTYRIGSIILFENDALLDIVDGQQRITTIILTLLQLSDNSPVPLSSTLKYNNVDSKNAIIANSDYIAYWIDEHVADQKPEFFNYIIQSCEFVEVKVSSHSEAFQMFDSQNSRGKELEAYNLLKAYHIRAMEEEKQEVKIKCDQRWENATRHALKQNNTMDILKQLFNEQLYRPRLWSRKEEAFQLNKNNLHEFKGTAFSSDQSVKHPFQNKDFLLDYALGHLEKNNLKLQAVKERFESLRLENVNQFVSINENIVNGKAFFGYIETYTEIYKQLFIYLDDTTSAAEFKEFYKTFVDHTHNRKGDLYLKELYKSLIFFLFDKYGEDGLLRYYKLLYVIVYRVRLEKKQVKYNDVMKYALMQQLFFTIDKSKNYSDLKDLQIMMLRPIDCRKEISYVLKAMFSFNITISTKDKNINLSRYKK
- a CDS encoding DUF262 domain-containing protein, producing the protein MEHKNLNKNISRILNDKYVVPLYQRNFAWGENEIYQLLQDIYENFKKAPKGNYFIGSLIVLKRVDGDYEIIDGQQRLTTISLIAKFLDGGLASPKLKYDSRPEAEDFLKSYYQDPERIYSSSHDKVSHFIDAVSHIKNVNVTPKALQQTPLMSLDKNNREEFKEYFFNNVIIIRVEIPSDTDVAHYFEIMNNRGEQLQEHEILKARILEKEKDSPYFKIYSKIWDACSQMNQHVQKYFSPAERSALFGSDYNSFSYDFSKISGGKEDTRLALSIDQILSDPIIYHETEDNSIENENDNELENFNSIIDFPNFLMHVFKLNYSAIHRDIPLNGDDLLYMYNVLEKHINAKDFLRDLLFYRTVFDRFVIKTVQGEKSDEDYKWSLQKPELYYSKSKKQNRLIFKKTFDDQKRIIKALSMLQVTFRTKKYKNWLQELLSWFSGYNSFNISNSDFLSKLDNLILTIYDQNEKLALIIDDKNYAQGTNTPHFLLNFIDYLMWVENQSGYNFEFKYRNSVEHHLAQSSVNKSNELFLDNLGNLCLVGKSLNSRMNSESAVGKATETGKYYRADLPPKQKCMYDITNKKGNWGVTEILEHYENIIHKLKNKEKILNS
- a CDS encoding site-specific integrase — translated: MLKVIFYLKSEKADKNGEFSIFARITYKQKRISLSTGKTISKERWDYTNKLRIVLRIEKEKVLKNYLDIYRLNVEKKFNKLFNVDPDVPLEVLKAELSGKSKVQANRTTLLQIMQRHNKFFAKKVEAGERAAASLQKYRRSSELIANFMVKQYNLIDIPADEISSSFIYNLEEFLKYESNFKGHIGIKNNSVVKYIKMYKTAFNYAIRMELIQRNPFNVYDGKLSVKDAVFLTQSELDIIEKKVFFIERLDRVKDIFLFSCYTGYAPTDALKLSQKNISKDNNDNQWIISNRTKTSIKENVPVLPPVEKIIEKYKGKQLGLLPSISNQKMNAYLKEIADVCGINKYLTWYVSRHTFATTVTLGNGVRLENVSAMMGHTNIKQTQHYAKVLDVNIMDDMNMVKSKYEEKVS
- a CDS encoding helix-turn-helix domain-containing protein; this encodes MKKDVKKKKLSFLMKVKKMIDPVVLKLETIDSKINSRGNDGRPTYYRNEDLKKIFGLSPNTIIKYRQTGILPYSKLGEIFLYDSSQIEKILEENKS